The genomic segment GCACGCGGTGCTGACCCCGGAACACCACAGCCAAGCCGCGCAATGGGCCGCCAAGCCCGCTGTGGCCGAGCTGCTTCCGGCGCTGACGCGGTGGGCGTTCGTGGTCCGGGCCATCCGCGCGCGCATGTTCGTCGACGTCTCGATCGCCGGCCACACCAGCTGGGACTCCTGCTTGGAGGCAGTCCAGCGCCTGGACGCGACGGCGATGCGTGATGCGTTGCTCCGTCCGCTGGGCGGGACGGCAGGCGCGCAACGGTATCGCGACCGGGACAGCCTCGACGCCGGCACGGTCGCCGGTGTCCTGGCCGATCCGCGGGCGGCCCGTGAGCAGTTCGTGGCCTTGCTGCAGACCTGCTGGGAGCGATTCTTCGGGGCGTGGTGGGGGCAGCACGGCACGGTCCTGGCCGGCGAGGTGCTGCACCGGCGTCAGTTGCTGCAGCGCCAGGGGCTGGCCGCGGCGCTGCAGGACCTGCCCGGCATCGGCTACGCCGGCGACGGCACGGTGGTGCTGGACAAGATCCGCGGCAAACGGCTTTCCGCAGCCGAGCGGCCGGGGCTGGTGCTGATCCCCTCGTCGGCGGTCGCACCCCATCTGTATCTGGCCGACGAGCCGGCGCTGCCGATCACGGTCATCTACCCTCCCGTGGGCTCGGCGCCGCTCACCGCGGGCGTTCTGCACCGGCGCCTGCAGGCGCTGGCCCATCCCGAGCGCCTGCAGGTGGCGCGGGCCATCACCACGGAGGCCCGCTCCGCATCCGAGATCAGCCGGCTGTGGCATCTGCAGCGCAGCCGGGTGGCCCGCCATCTGCGCACCCTGC from the Paractinoplanes abujensis genome contains:
- a CDS encoding ArsR/SmtB family transcription factor; translation: MVGLDAAPGGNVRFATGALVELGNVLHAVLTPEHHSQAAQWAAKPAVAELLPALTRWAFVVRAIRARMFVDVSIAGHTSWDSCLEAVQRLDATAMRDALLRPLGGTAGAQRYRDRDSLDAGTVAGVLADPRAAREQFVALLQTCWERFFGAWWGQHGTVLAGEVLHRRQLLQRQGLAAALQDLPGIGYAGDGTVVLDKIRGKRLSAAERPGLVLIPSSAVAPHLYLADEPALPITVIYPPVGSAPLTAGVLHRRLQALAHPERLQVARAITTEARSASEISRLWHLQRSRVARHLRTLHEAGLAHCHRSGRSVLYRLDMTAVNALGTDLSQVLLR